In Haematobia irritans isolate KBUSLIRL chromosome 1, ASM5000362v1, whole genome shotgun sequence, a genomic segment contains:
- the LOC142235239 gene encoding uncharacterized protein LOC142235239, with translation MDILKIFTLSLILGVAMGQMIRDENPDLHAENFISSHKRMCDDNLKDYDSRLESFKDNYNGRISTIDTQREFLVSSMEHTNDRLESFELLNDVTKECVNQNKMELSITNVKDMIQNCSNTANSKLETLLAPLLETRNALSSYYDQTLSEEFGKCLTPVEPLNITQCLKDVVTLSGTFTVTNRKTFDYQLDAANCVGDTFVKMALDCSFVAQSTTIALITATNVLIDRCAKGFSECVPCERKLPCENVREIPASMIDYTNQTMTNLFYNSNETISCMTINIV, from the exons ATGGATATTCTTAAAATCTTCACACTTTCTCTAATTCTTGGCGTAGCCATGGGACag ATGATACGTGATGAAAATCCAGACTTACATGCTGAGAACTTTATATCATCCCATAAGAGAATGTGTGATGATAATCTCAAGGATTATGACAGCCGTTTGGAATCCTTCAAGGATAACTATAATGGACGAATAAGTACGATTGACACCCAACGGGAGTTTCTTGTATCGTCCATGGAACATACAAATGATCGTTTGGAATCTTTTGAACTTTTGAATGATGTGACCAAAGAATGTGTGAACCAAAACAAAATGGAGTTGTCGATAACCAATGTTAAGGATATGATTCAAAATTGTTCCAACACTGCAAATAGTAAATTGGAAACTTTGTTGGCCCCTCTTCTGGAAACACGTAATGCATTGAGTTCATACTATGATCAAACACTTTCAGAggaatttggaaaatgtttaacACCTGTAGAGCCTTTGAATATAACTCAGTGCCTCAAGGATGTG GTCACCCTCTCTGGCACCTTTACTGTTACCAACCGCAAGACTTTTGATTATCAATTGGATGCGGCTAATTGTGTCGGTGATACTTTCGTGAAAATGGCATTGGATTGTAGTTTTGTGGCTCAAAGTACCACTATCGCCTTGATTACTGCCACCAATGTATTGATCGATAGATGTGCTAAAGGCTTTTCGGAATGTGTTCCCTGTGAGCGAAAACTTCCATGTGAGAATGTTCGAGAAATCCCTGCCAGTATGATAGACTATACAAATCAAACAATGACAAATCTATTCTATAATAGTAATGAAACCATCAGTTGCATGACAATAAATATAGTTTAA